The genomic window TTTCTATCTTGCCAGGAACACCCCTAAAGCCATTAAGCAAAAGGTCCCAGAGGTCCCATCCAACACAGTATACGCTGAGAACTTGAAGGTCATGAATGTGGAAATCACCTCTTAGATGCGCTTCCTTTATCTTCCTTGGATAAATCCTTTCAAGCCAATAGGTTCTGCTAACTTGAGAAGTTATGTAGAAATTTAGCCCCTGAAGGGAATAGGTCATATTGCTGTTTTCTCTAACTTCCCAGTCCTCAAGGTTTATATACCTTTCTACGAGGTTTACTCTTTCCCTCTCAACTACCCATTTTTCATAAGCCTCAAGTAGACCCCTTTCCTGCAGAAACTTTAAAAGAGCTTCCTTTGAGTTCTCAAGACCTTTCTCAGATAAAAAGGTCTCAAAGTCCCGTTTGATTCCAAATGACTCTATAAAGTCCTCTATGCCATACACCATTAGCTTTTAATATATGCTCCTAAAACAGAAGTAGATAGAGCAAAAAGGCAAAAGCTACACACAAGGCACAGGCTATAAGGAATCTTACGAACTTCCCAATCTAAGCACCTCCATCACCGCAGTGTTTTTCTCATAAAGCCTTGTGAGGTTTTCGCTCCTTCTTGTTATCCATCCACTTCTATACAGATGCATTTCTCTCTTGAAGTCTTTTGGCTCGCCTTTTAGGACCACTGGCTCCTTTTCTCCTTGAGGTAGATACTCAAGCAAACTCCTTAAAAACTCCGTGTGGTTGAAGGCTTTTGGCAGGAACTTGAGTGTCTTTTTCTCTCCCATTAAAGTGGTAAGAGTGCCATCTGTCTCACCCATTAAGCTCATGGGTATTTTTATCTGAGCGTATTGAGCAAGACCATCCTCAAAGGGAGAAAAGACTACAAGATGTTCAAGACCTTCAAATACTTTCTCAAGCTCTTCCATTTTCATATAGTCCGTTAGGTCTTCGCCAAAGATGACAAGGTTCTTTGCCCTTTGGAGAGCTTCATGAAGGTCCGAAAGCCAACTCAATGGGATGTGTTTCAAGAACCCAAGAAAGTTCCCATCGTATAAAAGCATAAGCCTAAAGCCCTTTTCTTTGCAAAGGTCTTTGAGATACGCACCCCACTCTCTTGCCTCTTGTGGCTTCATGCCTATGGCATTGAAAACTATCACGCCCTTACCTTCAAGGTTTTGCAGGTCTTCCTTTTGAATTTCAATGGGGTTCAGCTTTTGGTCTCTTGTGCCTTTGCCTATACGGTATACCCTGCCTTTGATGTAATAGGAAAGCACTGGTGCGGTGGAGGTTATGTCTTCTCCTATGAAAACATAAAAGTCCGCCTTCTTTATATCTTCTATGCCTATTGGCTGGTATTCTCCATAGCTTTCAAGGAAGGCTTTTAGGTCAAGACTTAGGGTTGAGCTTACCATTACGCCAGTTATTTTTACTATCTGAGCTATTAAGTCGTAGTCTTCGTTTGTCATATAAGGGGATAGGACAAGTAAAGTCTCTTCATGCTTTCCCTTAAGCAACATGGAGAGGAGGTTGGCTATGTTGCCACTGGTTTCTTCCCTGCCATACATTTTGGGAGACCTAAGCCTCTCATGGTTTAGCACATCGTAGCCAAAGAAAGCCTTGGCACATATATTTAGCTCGTCAGTGGGCTTGGTTCTATACACCTTTTCCTTTGACCTCCAGTCTCCCACTCCATACTCTATCTGTATCTCACAGCCTACAGGACACAAACCGCATGTGGTTTTTTCCCTCTTCAAGAGCCAGCTTCTTGTCCAATACTTG from Hydrogenobacter sp. T-8 includes these protein-coding regions:
- a CDS encoding 4Fe-4S binding protein; this encodes ERGFQANIAPTVRPMDTSTCEMCGLCVYVCPVGAIISKPFKYWTRSWLLKREKTTCGLCPVGCEIQIEYGVGDWRSKEKVYRTKPTDELNICAKAFFGYDVLNHERLRSPKMYGREETSGNIANLLSMLLKGKHEETLLVLSPYMTNEDYDLIAQIVKITGVMVSSTLSLDLKAFLESYGEYQPIGIEDIKKADFYVFIGEDITSTAPVLSYYIKGRVYRIGKGTRDQKLNPIEIQKEDLQNLEGKGVIVFNAIGMKPQEAREWGAYLKDLCKEKGFRLMLLYDGNFLGFLKHIPLSWLSDLHEALQRAKNLVIFGEDLTDYMKMEELEKVFEGLEHLVVFSPFEDGLAQYAQIKIPMSLMGETDGTLTTLMGEKKTLKFLPKAFNHTEFLRSLLEYLPQGEKEPVVLKGEPKDFKREMHLYRSGWITRRSENLTRLYEKNTAVMEVLRLGSS